In Archangium violaceum, the following are encoded in one genomic region:
- a CDS encoding hybrid sensor histidine kinase/response regulator encodes MPKKKVPHLAEVVTLRPEVKKSPRRAIKPQPPVEAEDAERALVEMAQHITSSAGPTEALRSQLQIIHGLMQAKACYVARFLPSRNQLHVEHVRGRYDERITAATPQEGLVGRSFAEKAILRDEETVAVPLESPQGVSGVLALIAPRRSASDSLLMALAGQLSASYEVARLRDDSARRNKDLQTAIAGLKALEQSRDELLGNVSHDLKNPLTTIKAYLAMMGREKLGPIADAQRRAVQVCDRSADRMLRMVNDLLLMSRLQAGKMQLNQRPFGLKSVAEEVVRNLTPLAEQSKVRLDLPPSGEVFVRGDRERIAEAIQNLVEAGIHRCEEEDSVELRVSVDDGLAVLTVKDSGPGIGAEDLEHVFDPFHRPEGSRGGPGRSLGLPLVAKILALHGGRVEASSTLGEGTSFQMVLPMFAGAVSSPDAAQAGPRAGGILLVEDDADCREVLQQVLEQEGYRVMSTSGASEARSILSHIRPAMVLLDLRLSEDDGRSVLRFIRGTESLADVAVYIISGASEVSSLGAGQGLDRIDGFFEKPLQLPRLLDTVAAVVRPSRRNPAVT; translated from the coding sequence GTGCCGAAGAAGAAGGTTCCGCATCTGGCAGAGGTCGTCACCCTGCGCCCCGAGGTGAAGAAGTCCCCCCGGCGCGCCATCAAGCCCCAGCCTCCCGTCGAGGCCGAGGACGCCGAGCGCGCCCTGGTGGAGATGGCCCAGCACATCACCTCCAGCGCCGGTCCCACCGAGGCCCTGCGCTCGCAGCTGCAGATCATCCACGGGCTGATGCAGGCCAAGGCCTGCTACGTGGCGCGCTTCCTCCCCTCGCGCAACCAGCTCCATGTCGAGCACGTGCGCGGTCGCTACGACGAGCGCATCACCGCCGCCACTCCCCAGGAGGGTCTGGTGGGCCGCTCCTTCGCCGAGAAGGCCATCCTCCGTGACGAGGAGACCGTCGCCGTGCCGCTCGAGAGCCCCCAGGGCGTCAGCGGCGTGCTGGCCCTCATCGCCCCGCGCCGCTCGGCCTCGGACTCGCTGCTCATGGCCCTGGCCGGCCAGCTCTCCGCCTCCTACGAGGTGGCCCGTCTGCGCGACGACAGCGCCCGGCGCAACAAGGACCTGCAGACGGCCATCGCCGGCCTCAAGGCCCTCGAGCAGAGCCGCGACGAGCTGCTCGGCAACGTCTCGCACGACCTGAAGAACCCCCTCACCACCATCAAGGCCTACCTGGCCATGATGGGCCGCGAGAAGCTCGGGCCCATCGCCGACGCCCAGCGCCGCGCGGTCCAGGTGTGCGACCGCAGCGCGGACCGCATGCTGCGCATGGTGAACGATCTGCTGCTCATGTCCCGCCTCCAGGCCGGCAAGATGCAGCTCAACCAGCGCCCCTTCGGGCTCAAGTCCGTGGCCGAGGAGGTCGTCCGCAACCTCACGCCCCTGGCCGAGCAGTCCAAGGTGCGGCTCGACCTGCCCCCCTCCGGCGAGGTCTTCGTCCGCGGCGACCGCGAGCGCATCGCCGAGGCCATCCAGAACCTCGTGGAGGCCGGCATCCACCGCTGCGAGGAAGAGGACTCCGTGGAGCTGCGCGTCTCCGTCGATGACGGGCTCGCCGTGCTCACCGTGAAGGACTCCGGGCCGGGCATCGGCGCCGAGGACCTGGAGCACGTCTTCGATCCCTTCCACCGCCCCGAGGGAAGCCGCGGCGGTCCGGGGCGCAGCCTCGGCCTGCCCCTGGTGGCGAAGATCCTCGCGCTCCACGGCGGCCGCGTGGAGGCCTCCAGCACCCTGGGTGAAGGCACCAGCTTCCAGATGGTGCTGCCCATGTTCGCCGGCGCCGTCAGCTCTCCCGACGCGGCCCAGGCGGGGCCTCGCGCCGGTGGCATCCTCCTCGTCGAGGACGACGCCGACTGCCGCGAGGTGCTCCAGCAGGTGCTCGAGCAGGAGGGGTACCGGGTGATGTCCACCTCGGGCGCCTCCGAGGCCCGCTCCATCCTCTCTCACATCCGCCCCGCCATGGTGCTGTTGGATCTGCGACTGAGCGAGGACGACGGTCGCTCCGTGCTGCGCTTCATCCGCGGCACCGAGTCCCTCGCCGACGTGGCCGTCTACATCATCTCCGGCGCCAGCGAGGTCTCCAGCCTCGGCGCGGGCCAGGGCTTGGACCGCATCGACGGATTTTTCGAGAAACCACTGCAATTGCCGCGGCTGCTGGACACCGTGGCCGCCGTGGTCCGTCCGAGCCGCCGCAACCCGGCAGTCACCTGA
- a CDS encoding HEAT repeat domain-containing protein → MGIFDFLGGSGPEKALKLKSKVTQKYGDPTTRQKALQQLGEMKIPEAVGVLLHRYNITVEPLTTDADEKEHVFELVKGFGQDAVAPITDFLRKNEQATSWALRLLEALLPEAEVIGIVVDALGTLSTQYMRNPEKKVVLLHYVTGKQDPRIPAVVLPHLDDMADEVKIAALKALGPLKHEPAREPILHVLTSGDSGRRVQVAAIEALQESGFNVQAHREKVESVISEPFFVDGGGVVKRRS, encoded by the coding sequence ATGGGCATCTTCGATTTCCTCGGCGGCTCCGGCCCCGAGAAGGCTCTCAAGCTCAAGTCCAAGGTGACCCAGAAGTATGGGGATCCCACGACCCGTCAGAAGGCCCTCCAGCAGCTCGGGGAGATGAAGATCCCCGAGGCCGTCGGCGTCCTGCTCCACCGCTACAACATCACCGTGGAGCCCCTCACCACCGACGCCGACGAGAAGGAGCACGTCTTCGAGCTCGTCAAGGGCTTCGGCCAGGACGCGGTGGCCCCCATCACCGACTTCCTCCGCAAGAACGAGCAGGCCACCTCCTGGGCCCTGCGCCTGCTCGAGGCCCTGCTGCCCGAGGCCGAGGTCATCGGCATCGTCGTGGACGCGCTCGGCACCCTGAGCACCCAGTACATGCGCAACCCCGAGAAGAAGGTCGTCCTGCTCCACTACGTCACCGGCAAGCAGGATCCGCGCATCCCCGCCGTGGTGCTGCCCCACCTCGATGACATGGCCGACGAGGTGAAGATCGCCGCCCTCAAGGCGCTCGGCCCCCTGAAGCACGAGCCGGCCCGCGAGCCCATCCTCCACGTCCTGACGTCCGGGGACTCCGGACGCCGCGTGCAGGTGGCCGCCATCGAGGCGCTCCAGGAGAGCGGCTTCAACGTGCAGGCCCACCGCGAGAAGGTGGAGTCCGTCATCTCCGAGCCCTTCTTCGTCGATGGCGGTGGCGTGGTGAAGCGCCGCTCCTGA
- a CDS encoding DnaJ C-terminal domain-containing protein encodes MADDYYQILGVSRTASADEIKKAFRKLARQYHPDVNPGNKAAEEKFKQLNAAFEVLSDERKRKLYDEFGDEAAKFGFDEKKATQYRAYKAAQAAGGGMPFGGAGGGADFDLGDILGDIFNRSRGGGGGGVDFGEIFGRAAGGRGDGPTPGEDITASLTLSFGEALTGIERSISLQRPGRCQRCQGSGQVGTPTTCATCGGSGRIRRGSGILGMAGGACPTCHGSGRAAPPCPSCQATGVVDETARLTVKIPAGVQTGSKVRLAGQGAAGMHGGPPGDLYIETQVAEHPLVRREGDDLYLDLPVTVTEAMLGAEVRVPTFQGEVTVKVPPGSQSGRRMRLRGRGAPSLKGGPSGDLYLTLQVKVPEHPSSEARKAAEALASAYQTDVRGSLQL; translated from the coding sequence ATGGCGGACGACTACTACCAGATTCTCGGCGTGTCCCGGACGGCCTCTGCCGACGAAATCAAGAAGGCCTTCCGCAAACTCGCTCGCCAGTACCACCCCGACGTCAACCCGGGGAACAAGGCGGCCGAGGAGAAATTCAAGCAGCTCAACGCGGCCTTCGAAGTGCTCTCGGACGAGCGCAAGCGCAAGCTCTACGACGAGTTCGGCGACGAGGCGGCCAAGTTCGGCTTCGATGAGAAGAAGGCCACGCAGTACCGGGCCTACAAGGCCGCGCAGGCGGCCGGCGGCGGCATGCCGTTCGGTGGCGCTGGTGGCGGCGCGGACTTCGACCTGGGCGACATCCTCGGGGACATCTTCAACCGCTCGCGCGGTGGCGGCGGCGGCGGCGTGGACTTCGGGGAGATCTTCGGGCGCGCCGCGGGAGGCCGGGGAGATGGCCCCACCCCGGGCGAGGACATCACGGCCAGCCTCACGCTCAGCTTCGGCGAGGCCCTCACCGGCATCGAGCGCAGCATCTCCCTGCAGCGCCCCGGCCGCTGCCAGCGCTGCCAGGGCTCGGGACAGGTGGGGACTCCCACCACGTGCGCCACGTGCGGCGGCAGCGGGCGCATCCGCCGGGGCAGCGGCATCCTGGGCATGGCGGGAGGCGCCTGCCCCACCTGCCACGGCTCCGGCCGCGCCGCGCCCCCCTGCCCTTCCTGCCAGGCCACGGGCGTGGTGGACGAGACGGCGCGCCTCACCGTGAAGATCCCCGCCGGCGTCCAGACGGGCTCCAAGGTGCGGCTGGCCGGCCAGGGCGCGGCGGGCATGCACGGCGGCCCTCCGGGAGACCTCTACATCGAGACGCAGGTGGCGGAGCACCCCCTCGTGCGTCGCGAGGGAGACGATCTCTACCTGGACCTGCCCGTCACCGTCACCGAGGCCATGCTGGGCGCCGAGGTGCGCGTGCCCACCTTCCAGGGCGAGGTCACCGTGAAGGTGCCTCCGGGCTCGCAGTCCGGCCGCCGCATGCGGCTGCGCGGCCGGGGCGCTCCCTCGCTCAAGGGTGGGCCCTCGGGTGATCTCTACCTCACACTCCAGGTGAAGGTGCCCGAGCACCCCTCCTCCGAGGCCCGAAAGGCCGCCGAGGCGCTCGCCAGCGCCTACCAGACGGATGTCCGGGGCTCACTGCAGTTGTGA
- the rimI gene encoding ribosomal protein S18-alanine N-acetyltransferase, with translation MRRMREEPRPRESKPCPFLIRRMTREDLPAVMDLEKASFRSPWSFELLQRELSHDWSVIFLLEEPISEGCRRLLGVSIFWIVHDEVHVLNVATAPEHRRRGVGRRLMEATLDEGRARKCCLATLEVRRSNEPAINLYKSFGFRPVGVRPNYYVEEGQPPEDAIVMVLDF, from the coding sequence ATGAGGCGGATGCGCGAGGAACCCCGTCCGAGGGAATCGAAGCCCTGTCCGTTCCTGATCCGGAGGATGACGCGGGAGGACCTGCCGGCGGTGATGGATCTGGAGAAGGCCTCGTTCCGCAGTCCGTGGTCGTTCGAGCTGTTGCAGCGCGAGCTGAGTCACGACTGGTCGGTCATCTTCCTCCTGGAGGAGCCGATATCGGAGGGATGCCGCCGTCTCTTGGGGGTCTCCATCTTCTGGATCGTCCATGACGAGGTGCACGTGCTCAACGTGGCCACCGCGCCGGAGCACCGACGGCGGGGGGTGGGCCGGCGGCTGATGGAAGCCACCCTGGACGAGGGGCGGGCGCGCAAGTGCTGCCTGGCGACATTGGAGGTGCGCCGGAGCAACGAGCCCGCCATCAACCTCTACAAGTCATTCGGCTTCCGCCCGGTGGGCGTGCGGCCGAACTACTACGTGGAAGAGGGCCAGCCCCCCGAGGACGCGATCGTGATGGTCCTCGACTTCTAG
- the rpsL gene encoding 30S ribosomal protein S12 — protein sequence MPTISQLVRQGREKLNIKGKSPALKECPQKRGVCTRVYTTTPKKPNSALRKVARVRLTNGIEVTSYIPGVGHNLQEHSVVMIRGGRVKDLPGVRYHIIRGTLDSVGVAGRKQGRSKYGAKRPS from the coding sequence GTGCCAACCATCAGTCAGCTGGTCCGTCAGGGCCGCGAGAAGTTGAACATCAAGGGCAAGAGCCCCGCTCTGAAGGAGTGCCCTCAGAAGCGCGGCGTCTGCACCCGCGTGTACACCACCACCCCGAAGAAGCCGAACTCGGCGCTCCGCAAGGTGGCCCGTGTGCGCCTCACCAACGGGATCGAAGTGACGTCCTACATCCCCGGCGTGGGTCACAACCTCCAGGAGCACTCGGTGGTGATGATCCGCGGTGGCCGTGTGAAGGACCTCCCGGGCGTTCGCTACCACATCATCCGCGGCACGCTGGACTCCGTGGGCGTGGCCGGCCGCAAGCAGGGCCGTTCCAAGTACGGCGCCAAGCGCCCGAGCTGA
- the rpsG gene encoding 30S ribosomal protein S7, which produces MPRRRVVAKRKILPDPKFQDRLVTKFVNDLMRKGKKSIAERVCYGAFALIEERAKEDPLKTFKKALDNVKPVLEVKSRRVGGATYQVPVEVRQDRRVALGMRWIITYAKARGEKTAMEKLAGEIMDAANNRGNAVKKREDTHKMAEANKAFAHYRW; this is translated from the coding sequence ATGCCTCGTCGTCGCGTAGTAGCCAAGCGCAAGATCCTTCCCGATCCGAAGTTCCAGGACCGCCTCGTCACGAAGTTCGTGAACGACCTGATGCGCAAGGGGAAGAAGTCCATCGCCGAGCGGGTGTGCTACGGCGCCTTCGCCCTCATCGAGGAGCGTGCGAAGGAGGATCCCCTCAAGACCTTCAAGAAGGCCCTGGACAACGTCAAGCCCGTGCTCGAGGTGAAGAGCCGCCGCGTCGGTGGCGCCACCTACCAGGTTCCCGTGGAGGTCCGTCAGGACCGCCGCGTGGCGCTGGGCATGCGCTGGATCATCACCTACGCCAAGGCGCGCGGTGAGAAGACGGCCATGGAGAAGCTGGCTGGCGAGATCATGGACGCCGCCAACAACCGTGGCAACGCGGTGAAGAAGCGCGAGGACACGCACAAGATGGCCGAGGCCAACAAGGCCTTCGCCCACTACCGCTGGTAG
- the fusA gene encoding elongation factor G — protein MPREYPLERYRNIGIMAHIDAGKTTTTERILFYTGAIHKMGEVHEGTTTTDWMVQERERGITITSAAITAFWTRSDQKFRINIIDTPGHVDFTIEVERSLRVLDGAIAVFDGVNGVEPQSETVWRQADKYKVPRICFINKMDRVGADYTMSVNSIKEKLGARPVRLQLPLGAEEKHRGVIDLVRMKALVFHDSEQGSRFDVVDIPEEFHEEANAARAELVETAAEQDDALTEKFLEGHELTEEEIRAAIRKGCLSLKIFPVFCGSAFKHKGVQPLLDAVVDYLPNPLEVPPVHGKSPKGEDETRETSDKAPFSALVFKIMNDPSFQSQTLTFLRVYSGKLEAGGAAWNSVKGKRERISRLVQMRADKKDEVQEVYAGDICAVVGLKLATTGDTLCDDKHPIILERMEFPEPVIDVAIEPKSTADQDKIITSLARLAMEDPSFRVKTNEETGQTIIAGMGELHLEIIVDRLLREFKVDANVGKPQVAYRETITKAVQSEGKYIRQTGGKGMYGHINLRVMPNEPGAGFAFENQIVGGVVSKEFIDAAKQGVQEAMQSGPIAGYPMLDVKVEAYDGSMHDVDSNEMAFKIAGSMAFRDAVRSADPVLLEPIMDCEIVTPDDFTGDVIGDLNGRRGKIMGMEPRPGGVQAIHAQVPLAKMFGYSTDLRSRSQGRATYTMRFSHYAPASKDALNR, from the coding sequence ATGCCTCGCGAGTATCCGCTCGAGCGCTATCGCAACATCGGCATCATGGCGCACATCGATGCCGGCAAGACCACGACCACGGAACGGATCCTGTTCTACACGGGAGCCATCCACAAGATGGGCGAGGTGCATGAAGGCACCACGACCACGGACTGGATGGTGCAGGAGCGCGAGCGCGGCATCACCATCACCTCGGCCGCCATCACCGCCTTCTGGACCCGGAGCGATCAGAAGTTCCGCATCAACATCATCGACACGCCGGGGCACGTGGACTTCACCATCGAGGTGGAGCGCTCGCTTCGCGTGCTGGACGGGGCCATCGCTGTCTTCGACGGCGTGAACGGTGTCGAGCCCCAGTCCGAGACGGTCTGGCGTCAGGCGGACAAGTACAAGGTCCCCCGCATCTGCTTCATCAACAAGATGGACCGGGTGGGCGCGGACTACACGATGTCCGTCAACTCCATCAAGGAGAAGCTGGGCGCGCGTCCGGTGCGCCTGCAGCTGCCGCTGGGTGCCGAGGAGAAGCACCGCGGCGTCATCGACCTGGTGCGGATGAAGGCGCTCGTGTTCCACGACTCGGAGCAGGGGAGTCGCTTCGACGTGGTGGACATCCCCGAGGAGTTCCACGAGGAGGCCAACGCGGCCCGCGCCGAGCTCGTCGAGACGGCCGCCGAGCAGGACGACGCGCTGACCGAGAAGTTCCTCGAGGGCCACGAGCTCACCGAGGAGGAGATCCGCGCCGCCATCCGCAAGGGATGCCTGTCGCTGAAGATCTTCCCCGTGTTCTGTGGCTCGGCCTTCAAGCACAAGGGTGTTCAGCCGCTGCTGGACGCGGTGGTGGACTACCTGCCCAACCCGCTGGAAGTGCCGCCGGTGCACGGCAAGAGCCCCAAGGGCGAGGACGAGACGCGCGAGACGAGCGACAAGGCGCCCTTCAGCGCGCTGGTCTTCAAGATCATGAACGACCCGTCGTTCCAGTCGCAGACGCTCACGTTCCTCCGTGTGTACTCGGGGAAGCTGGAGGCGGGCGGGGCGGCGTGGAACTCGGTGAAGGGCAAGCGCGAGCGCATCAGCCGTCTGGTGCAGATGCGCGCGGACAAGAAGGACGAGGTCCAGGAGGTCTACGCCGGCGACATCTGCGCGGTGGTGGGCCTGAAGCTGGCCACCACGGGCGACACGCTCTGCGACGACAAGCACCCCATCATCCTGGAGCGGATGGAGTTCCCCGAGCCCGTCATCGACGTGGCCATCGAGCCGAAGTCCACGGCGGACCAGGACAAGATCATCACCAGCCTGGCGCGCCTGGCGATGGAGGACCCGTCCTTCCGCGTGAAGACGAACGAGGAGACGGGGCAGACCATCATCGCCGGCATGGGCGAGCTGCACCTGGAGATCATCGTCGACCGGCTCCTACGCGAGTTCAAGGTCGACGCCAACGTGGGCAAGCCGCAGGTGGCCTACCGCGAGACGATCACCAAGGCGGTGCAGAGCGAGGGCAAGTACATCCGCCAGACGGGTGGCAAGGGCATGTACGGCCACATCAACCTGCGCGTGATGCCCAACGAGCCGGGCGCGGGCTTCGCCTTCGAGAACCAGATCGTCGGCGGGGTGGTGAGCAAGGAGTTCATCGACGCGGCGAAGCAGGGCGTCCAGGAGGCCATGCAGAGTGGCCCCATCGCGGGCTACCCCATGCTGGACGTGAAGGTGGAGGCCTACGACGGCTCGATGCACGACGTGGACTCCAACGAGATGGCCTTCAAGATCGCCGGCTCGATGGCCTTCCGGGACGCCGTGCGGAGCGCCGACCCCGTGCTCCTCGAGCCCATCATGGACTGTGAGATCGTCACCCCGGACGACTTCACGGGCGACGTCATCGGCGACCTGAACGGCCGCCGCGGGAAGATCATGGGCATGGAGCCCCGGCCGGGAGGCGTGCAGGCAATCCACGCCCAGGTGCCGCTCGCCAAGATGTTCGGGTACTCGACCGACCTGCGCAGCCGCAGCCAGGGAAGAGCCACCTACACCATGCGGTTCAGCCACTACGCGCCGGCATCGAAGGACGCGTTGAACCGCTGA
- the tuf gene encoding elongation factor Tu: MSKEKFERTKPHVNIGTIGHVDHGKTSLTAAITKVLAKTGGATFLAYDQIDKAPEERERGITISTAHVEYQTKNRHYAHVDCPGHADYVKNMITGAAQMDGAILVVSAADGPMPQTREHILLARQVGVPYIVVFLNKVDMLDDPELRELVEMEVRDLLKKYDFPGDTIPIVPGSALKALEGDTSEIGEQAILKLMEAVDSYIPTPQRATDKPFLMPVEDVFSIAGRGTVATGRVERGKIKVGEEVEVVGLRPTQKTVVTGVEMFRKLLDEGMAGDNIGALVRGLKREDLERGQVLAKPGSITPHTKFKAQIYVLTKEEGGRHTPFFKGYRPQFYFRTTDVTGTVKLPENVEMVMPGDNIAIEVELITPVAMEKELRFAVREGGRTVGAGVVAEIIA; this comes from the coding sequence ATGAGTAAGGAAAAGTTCGAAAGAACGAAGCCGCACGTGAACATCGGCACCATCGGTCACGTGGACCACGGCAAGACGTCCCTGACGGCGGCCATCACGAAGGTGCTGGCGAAGACGGGCGGCGCGACGTTCCTCGCGTACGACCAGATCGACAAGGCCCCCGAGGAGCGCGAGCGCGGCATCACCATCTCCACGGCGCACGTGGAGTACCAGACGAAGAACCGTCACTACGCGCACGTCGACTGTCCGGGCCACGCCGACTACGTGAAGAACATGATCACGGGCGCGGCGCAGATGGACGGCGCCATCCTCGTGGTCTCGGCCGCCGACGGCCCGATGCCCCAGACGCGCGAGCACATCCTGCTCGCCCGCCAGGTGGGCGTGCCCTACATCGTGGTCTTCCTGAACAAGGTCGACATGCTGGACGACCCCGAGCTGCGTGAGCTCGTGGAGATGGAAGTCCGCGACCTGCTCAAGAAGTACGACTTCCCCGGCGACACCATCCCCATCGTCCCCGGCAGCGCTCTCAAGGCGCTCGAGGGTGACACCTCGGAGATCGGCGAGCAGGCCATCCTGAAGCTGATGGAGGCGGTGGACTCCTACATCCCGACCCCGCAGCGCGCCACGGACAAGCCCTTCCTGATGCCGGTGGAGGACGTGTTCTCCATCGCCGGCCGTGGAACGGTGGCCACTGGCCGCGTGGAGCGCGGCAAGATCAAGGTGGGCGAGGAAGTGGAGGTCGTGGGTCTGCGTCCGACGCAGAAGACGGTCGTCACGGGCGTGGAGATGTTCCGCAAGCTGCTGGACGAGGGCATGGCGGGCGACAACATCGGCGCGCTGGTGCGCGGCCTGAAGCGTGAGGACCTCGAGCGCGGCCAGGTGCTCGCCAAGCCGGGCTCCATCACCCCGCACACCAAGTTCAAGGCGCAGATCTACGTGCTCACGAAGGAAGAGGGTGGCCGTCACACCCCGTTCTTCAAGGGGTACCGTCCGCAGTTTTACTTCCGCACCACGGACGTGACGGGTACGGTGAAGCTGCCGGAGAACGTCGAGATGGTGATGCCGGGCGACAACATCGCCATCGAGGTGGAGCTGATCACCCCGGTGGCCATGGAGAAGGAGCTCCGGTTCGCCGTCCGCGAGGGCGGCCGTACCGTGGGCGCCGGCGTCGTGGCCGAGATCATCGCGTAG
- the rpsJ gene encoding 30S ribosomal protein S10 — MATQKIRIRLKAYDSKLLDQSAGEIVETARRTGAKVAGPIPLPTRINKFTVLRSPHVDKKSREQFEIRTHKRLLDILEPTQQTLDALMKLDLSAGVDVEIKS; from the coding sequence ATGGCGACACAGAAGATCCGCATCCGGCTGAAGGCGTACGACTCCAAGCTCCTGGATCAGAGCGCTGGGGAGATCGTCGAGACTGCTCGGCGCACGGGCGCCAAGGTGGCCGGTCCGATCCCCCTGCCCACGCGCATCAACAAGTTCACGGTTCTGCGCTCGCCGCACGTGGACAAGAAGAGCCGCGAGCAGTTCGAGATCCGCACGCACAAGCGCCTGCTCGATATCCTCGAGCCGACCCAGCAGACGCTGGACGCGCTGATGAAGCTGGATCTCTCGGCCGGTGTTGACGTGGAGATCAAGTCCTGA
- the rplD gene encoding 50S ribosomal protein L4 — protein MAKFDVVDLDMKKVSELELSDEVFGAEPNANLFYEVAKMQQINRRRGTVGVKNTSLVSGGGKKPWKQKGTGRARQGSIRASHWVGGGKAMAPKSRDYLYRPPKKVRRGALKAVLSLRAREKSLIILSDFNLSAPKSKQAFEALTKRLKLADALVIDAKTNTNLHRSVRNLAKFDVLPPEGLNLESVLRHKHLVLTSAAAKAIEGALS, from the coding sequence ATGGCGAAGTTCGACGTAGTCGACCTGGATATGAAGAAAGTGTCGGAGCTTGAGCTCTCCGACGAGGTTTTCGGCGCCGAGCCGAACGCGAACCTCTTCTATGAGGTCGCGAAGATGCAGCAGATCAACCGGCGCCGCGGCACGGTGGGTGTGAAGAACACCTCGCTGGTCAGCGGTGGTGGCAAGAAGCCCTGGAAGCAGAAGGGTACTGGCCGCGCCCGTCAGGGCTCCATCCGCGCCTCCCACTGGGTGGGTGGCGGCAAGGCGATGGCCCCGAAGTCGCGGGACTATCTCTACCGCCCGCCCAAGAAGGTCCGCCGCGGTGCGCTCAAGGCGGTTCTGTCGCTGCGCGCCCGTGAGAAGTCGCTCATCATCCTGAGCGATTTCAACCTGTCCGCTCCCAAGAGCAAGCAGGCCTTCGAGGCCCTGACCAAGCGGCTGAAGCTGGCTGACGCGCTGGTCATCGACGCCAAGACCAACACCAACCTGCACCGCAGCGTGCGCAACCTGGCGAAGTTCGACGTGCTCCCGCCCGAGGGCCTGAACCTCGAGTCCGTCCTCCGCCACAAGCACCTGGTGCTCACTTCCGCGGCCGCCAAGGCCATCGAGGGGGCGCTCTCGTGA
- a CDS encoding 50S ribosomal protein L23 — protein MNINDVIKGPLITEKLDAAREKFRQYSFIVDKKATKYDVAHAVESLFKVSVEGVRTNIVRGKTKRVGRSIGKRPNFKKAVVTLKEGDKIELFEGGAV, from the coding sequence GTGAATATCAACGACGTCATCAAGGGACCGCTCATCACCGAGAAGCTGGACGCGGCCCGTGAGAAGTTCCGGCAGTACTCGTTCATCGTGGACAAGAAGGCCACCAAGTACGACGTGGCCCACGCCGTCGAGTCGCTCTTCAAGGTGAGCGTCGAGGGTGTGCGCACCAACATCGTCCGCGGGAAGACGAAGCGCGTGGGCCGCTCGATTGGCAAGCGGCCGAACTTCAAGAAGGCCGTCGTCACCCTCAAGGAGGGGGACAAGATCGAGCTCTTCGAGGGAGGCGCGGTCTAG
- the rplB gene encoding 50S ribosomal protein L2, whose translation MGIKKYKPTSAARRLMTVSDFADITKGKPEKKLTESLSKSGGRNVHGHITRRHQGGGHKRRYRIIDFKRRDKDGVPAKVAAVEYDPNRSANIALLHYADGEKRYILAPVDLKVGDTVMAGENADIRPGNTLPLLNIPVGTIIHNVELKPGRGGQIIRSAGSSGQLMAKEGRYAQVRLPSGAVRMVLIECRATVGQVGNLEHEIIRIGKAGRSRWLGIRPTVRGLAMNPVDHPHGGGEGKSGQGNPHPVSPWGQKTKGLSTRKNKRTDKFIVSVRRPGARSQ comes from the coding sequence ATGGGCATCAAGAAGTACAAGCCGACCTCCGCCGCCCGTCGTCTGATGACGGTGTCCGACTTCGCGGACATCACCAAGGGCAAGCCGGAGAAGAAGCTCACCGAGTCTCTCTCCAAGTCTGGCGGCCGCAACGTCCACGGCCACATCACCCGTCGTCACCAGGGTGGTGGTCACAAGCGCCGCTACCGCATCATCGACTTCAAGCGTCGGGACAAGGACGGCGTGCCGGCGAAGGTCGCGGCCGTCGAGTACGACCCGAACCGCTCCGCCAACATCGCCCTCCTGCACTACGCGGATGGCGAGAAGCGCTACATCCTCGCTCCGGTGGACCTGAAGGTCGGGGACACCGTCATGGCGGGTGAGAACGCGGATATCCGTCCGGGCAACACGCTGCCGCTGCTCAACATCCCGGTCGGTACCATCATCCACAACGTGGAGCTGAAGCCGGGCCGCGGCGGGCAGATCATCCGCTCCGCGGGCTCCTCCGGTCAGCTGATGGCCAAGGAGGGCCGCTACGCCCAGGTGCGTCTGCCCTCGGGTGCCGTGCGCATGGTGCTCATCGAGTGCCGCGCCACCGTGGGCCAGGTGGGCAACCTGGAGCACGAGATCATCCGCATCGGCAAGGCGGGTCGCAGCCGCTGGCTGGGCATCCGGCCCACCGTCCGCGGTCTGGCGATGAACCCGGTCGACCACCCGCACGGTGGTGGTGAGGGTAAGTCCGGCCAGGGCAACCCGCACCCGGTGTCGCCGTGGGGCCAGAAGACCAAGGGCCTCAGCACCCGCAAGAACAAGCGTACTGACAAGTTCATCGTGAGCGTCCGCCGTCCGGGCGCGCGCAGCCAGTAG
- the rpsS gene encoding 30S ribosomal protein S19: MARSIKKGPFVDGYLVKKIEDMIKTNKKSVVKTWSRRSTILPEFVGHTFAVHNGRKFIPVFVTENMVGHKLGEFSPTRTFGGHSAEKKVAKGK, from the coding sequence ATGGCGCGTTCGATCAAGAAGGGTCCGTTCGTCGATGGTTACCTCGTGAAGAAGATCGAGGACATGATCAAGACGAACAAGAAGAGTGTTGTGAAGACGTGGTCCCGGCGTTCCACCATCCTGCCGGAATTCGTGGGCCACACCTTCGCGGTGCACAACGGCCGCAAGTTCATCCCCGTCTTCGTGACCGAGAACATGGTGGGCCACAAACTCGGCGAGTTCTCCCCGACGCGTACGTTCGGCGGTCACTCGGCGGAGAAGAAGGTCGCCAAGGGCAAGTAG